The genomic stretch CTCGCTGGAGTGGCCAGATAGTGAAGACGGATTTCAGCCCGATTGCCGATACGACGCGTCGCGCCGAAATCGTTGCGCTGCTGCGGCGCGCGATCCTGACCGGGCAACTGCAACCAGGCCAGAAGCTCAACGAGCTCAGGATCTCCGAACAGATGCGGGTCAGCCGCGCGCCATTGCGCGAGGCCATGCGCGAGCTGGTGCAGGAAGGCATCCTGACCAGCATTCCCTATGCCGGCACCTTCGTCATCAATGTCACCGCCAAGGACATAGACGATGCCTATTCGCTCAACCAGGTGCTGGACGAGTTCGCCATCGAACGGACATGGCCGCAGCGTGACCAGCGTTTCTTCGATGAGCTTGACCGGCGCCACGAAGCGGTGAAGCAGGCGACACGCAACCTCGACACCACAAGGCAGATCGAAACGGCGCTGCAGCTGCATGGCCTGATCTATGAATGGGCCGACAATTCAGTGCTGCTGGAAACCTGGCAGCGGCTGACCAGCCGGCTGCAGATGTATTTCGCGCTGCACCAGCATGCGCGCAACGAACCAGTGCCGGCCGAAGACGTCCATGAGACTTACGTGCACCTGATGAAGGGCGCCGATATGCGCGCTGCCCAGCGCCATGCACGCGAACATATCCACCTCGATTTCGAACAGCTGCTTTCCTACGCACGCAGCCTCGAACAGCGTCCGTCAAAGGGCGCCTGACCCATTCCCCAGACAGTGTAGCCAGCGGACAGACAGCGTGCAGATCAAATCCATCAAAGCCTACCATGTGGTGCAGCCCTTCTTGGATGGCCCCTACCGCATGTC from Mesorhizobium sp. 113-3-3 encodes the following:
- a CDS encoding GntR family transcriptional regulator, yielding MVKTDFSPIADTTRRAEIVALLRRAILTGQLQPGQKLNELRISEQMRVSRAPLREAMRELVQEGILTSIPYAGTFVINVTAKDIDDAYSLNQVLDEFAIERTWPQRDQRFFDELDRRHEAVKQATRNLDTTRQIETALQLHGLIYEWADNSVLLETWQRLTSRLQMYFALHQHARNEPVPAEDVHETYVHLMKGADMRAAQRHAREHIHLDFEQLLSYARSLEQRPSKGA